Proteins encoded in a region of the Halostella limicola genome:
- a CDS encoding metal-dependent hydrolase yields the protein MWPWGHLAVGYLLFAATSRRRRARPPDGAETILIALGTQFPDLIDKPLAWSVGVLPNGRSLAHSVFVAALVVALVLWLARRAGAPTLGGAFGLGYASHLAADALPALLYGVPSDLAFLAWPVLPPVEYDTTQSFVAHFAGIEPTPFFLAQVGLTAAALVVWLRDGAPGPGLVLDRVGVGRAGEADR from the coding sequence ATGTGGCCCTGGGGACACCTCGCCGTCGGGTACCTACTGTTCGCCGCGACGTCGCGTCGGCGGCGAGCGCGCCCGCCCGACGGCGCGGAGACGATACTGATCGCCCTCGGCACCCAGTTCCCCGACCTGATCGACAAGCCGCTGGCCTGGAGCGTCGGCGTCCTCCCGAACGGGCGCTCGCTCGCGCACTCCGTCTTCGTCGCGGCGCTCGTCGTCGCGCTCGTCCTGTGGCTCGCCCGACGCGCCGGCGCGCCGACGCTCGGCGGCGCGTTCGGCCTTGGCTACGCCTCGCACCTCGCGGCGGACGCCCTGCCGGCGCTTCTGTACGGCGTTCCGTCGGATCTCGCCTTCCTCGCGTGGCCGGTCCTGCCGCCGGTGGAGTACGACACCACCCAGAGCTTCGTCGCGCACTTCGCCGGCATCGAGCCCACGCCGTTCTTCCTCGCACAGGTCGGCCTCACGGCGGCGGCGCTGGTCGTCTGGCTCCGCGACGGCGCGCCGGGGCCGGGCCTCGTGCTCGACCGGGTCGGTGTCGGGCGAGCGGGCGAGGCGGACCGGTGA
- a CDS encoding CopG family transcriptional regulator, translated as MGNKNKTISFRVNEDAFETLRDIAEERDLSLSAVFRDYVDTLVAHDGQVRVVPEHELDEGDEDTSSFPPKVEVPKSFVREHERLELEAEHLREQLEEHKRYVTELRQRLDEQSDDEDVIHLEELDDEDGDEEERPYRYT; from the coding sequence ATGGGGAACAAGAACAAGACCATCTCGTTTCGCGTCAACGAGGACGCGTTCGAGACGCTTCGGGACATCGCGGAGGAGCGAGACCTCTCGCTGTCTGCCGTCTTCCGGGACTACGTGGACACGCTCGTCGCGCACGACGGTCAGGTGCGGGTCGTACCCGAGCACGAACTCGACGAGGGCGACGAGGACACGTCGTCGTTCCCGCCGAAGGTCGAGGTGCCGAAGAGCTTCGTCCGCGAGCACGAGCGCCTCGAACTGGAGGCCGAACACCTCCGGGAGCAACTGGAGGAGCACAAGCGATACGTGACGGAGCTCCGCCAGCGCCTCGACGAGCAGAGCGACGACGAGGACGTGATCCACCTGGAGGAACTGGACGACGAGGACGGGGACGAGGAGGAGCGGCCGTACCGGTACACATAG
- a CDS encoding HalOD1 output domain-containing protein — MAVTETNATQLPRTDSDELCYRIVSAVAERRGVDADEIEDRLFDVVDVDALDRLLGGPASDAELEVSFTLAGVEVLVTADRTVLVTGVVE; from the coding sequence ATGGCCGTCACCGAAACGAACGCGACGCAGCTCCCCCGGACCGACAGCGACGAACTGTGCTACCGCATCGTCTCCGCGGTCGCCGAACGCCGCGGCGTCGACGCGGACGAGATCGAGGACCGCCTGTTCGACGTCGTCGACGTCGACGCCCTCGACCGGTTACTCGGCGGGCCCGCCTCCGACGCCGAACTGGAAGTGTCGTTCACTCTGGCGGGCGTCGAGGTCCTCGTGACCGCCGACCGCACGGTGCTCGTGACCGGCGTCGTGGAGTGA
- a CDS encoding cytochrome P450 — MSTTPPPAADGLPVLGQTVELIRDQLGLHDAVAEEYGDVVRIRTLGVGEYCLLSHPDHVERALIEEPEAFAKTDDFGVAFGESVGSTEGEQWRRQRDALEEFFYPGRIRSYVDDVVRITRRRVDRWADGDRISVRREMDRVALANFFGAVFGRELDPEGDETLRRAAGDLNLWFEPTSFALPNWVPTPAHRRFHEAVETLRAEGEALLAERKRGDLGDDLLSTLVELRGGGGADLSDREIVDQVTGLTFAGYETTALLLSYALYLLGTHDEVRERFHAELDGVLGGDAPTLSDVGKLTTTERIVHETLRRYPPVFMLPRVTTRPVDLGGYRLPEGMRTHVSIWRLHRDERFWDAPDDWRPARWRDASPADKGCSFVPFGAGPRACLAQRFALLEAVIALATVGQRYRVEPLRDLALDPAMTLQPAHDMPARLRRRARDGE, encoded by the coding sequence GTGTCGACGACCCCACCCCCGGCCGCGGACGGCCTCCCCGTTCTGGGACAGACCGTCGAGCTGATCCGCGACCAGCTCGGCCTGCACGACGCGGTCGCCGAGGAGTACGGCGACGTCGTGCGGATACGGACGCTCGGGGTCGGAGAGTACTGCCTGCTCTCCCACCCGGACCACGTCGAACGCGCCCTGATAGAGGAGCCGGAGGCGTTCGCGAAGACCGACGACTTCGGGGTCGCGTTCGGGGAGAGCGTCGGCTCGACGGAGGGGGAGCAGTGGCGTCGCCAGCGCGACGCCCTCGAGGAGTTCTTCTACCCGGGGCGGATCCGGTCGTACGTCGACGACGTGGTTCGGATCACGCGGCGACGAGTGGACCGCTGGGCCGACGGCGACCGGATATCGGTGCGCCGGGAGATGGACCGAGTCGCGCTCGCGAACTTCTTCGGGGCGGTGTTCGGCCGGGAGCTCGACCCCGAGGGCGACGAGACCCTCCGCCGGGCGGCGGGCGACCTCAACCTCTGGTTCGAGCCGACCTCCTTCGCGCTCCCGAACTGGGTGCCCACGCCGGCGCACCGCCGGTTCCACGAGGCCGTCGAGACCCTGCGGGCGGAGGGCGAGGCGCTGCTGGCCGAGCGCAAGCGGGGCGACCTCGGCGACGACCTCCTGTCGACGCTGGTCGAACTGCGCGGGGGCGGCGGGGCCGACCTCAGCGACCGGGAGATCGTCGACCAGGTCACCGGGCTGACGTTCGCCGGCTACGAGACGACGGCGCTGCTCCTCTCGTACGCGCTGTACCTGCTCGGCACTCACGACGAGGTGCGCGAACGGTTCCACGCCGAACTGGACGGCGTCCTCGGCGGCGACGCGCCGACGCTGTCGGACGTGGGGAAGCTCACGACCACGGAGCGGATCGTCCACGAGACGCTGCGCCGGTACCCGCCGGTGTTCATGCTCCCCCGGGTCACGACGCGCCCCGTGGACCTCGGCGGCTACCGGCTCCCGGAGGGAATGCGGACGCACGTCTCGATCTGGCGGCTGCACCGCGACGAGCGGTTCTGGGACGCCCCGGACGACTGGCGGCCGGCGCGGTGGCGCGACGCCTCGCCCGCCGACAAGGGGTGTTCGTTCGTCCCGTTCGGCGCTGGCCCGCGCGCCTGCCTCGCACAGCGGTTCGCGCTCCTTGAGGCGGTCATCGCGCTCGCCACGGTCGGCCAGCGGTACCGCGTCGAGCCGCTGCGGGACCTGGCGCTCGACCCCGCGATGACCCTCCAGCCCGCACACGACATGCCCGCGCGCCTCCGCCGGCGGGCTAGGGATGGGGAGTGA
- a CDS encoding carboxylate--amine ligase, which produces MVNERKEGVGEDGAAVLVGGGPGRDYPCVRSLKERGITTIFACTDAKSPVCASRYCDETQLIPSPREDLHAFKDALLEIAARREVKTIVPTREDCVHVLSKYLDAFEGRVSLVVPPFQTLRTANDRLRLAEAAEEAGVPVPETRLLTEVDDWSRRSIIKSRYNLLTEENAEGVPRGQVETVKAVTHLDPGERPDVEGICEEMRHVPIVQEFVPTDDEFVFAALYDRGEPLATFQHRQVRGDSYVGGGGVYRKSVFDRDLQTTAERLLDHLDWHGLACIEYMRDANTGEFVLTEINPRTWQSLSAAVHAGADFPLYYWLAAAGRAAAIDPAYELDAGTHSLYGELQHFLSLFGDGSPHVERPPVAATGLAILSSLYEDPYFDYTRLDDPGPFFSGASLVARNLLQESD; this is translated from the coding sequence ATGGTAAACGAACGGAAGGAAGGCGTTGGAGAAGACGGAGCGGCAGTCCTGGTCGGCGGCGGTCCCGGCAGAGACTACCCGTGCGTTCGATCGCTCAAAGAGCGGGGGATAACGACGATCTTCGCCTGCACGGACGCCAAGTCGCCGGTCTGCGCGTCGCGGTACTGCGACGAAACGCAACTCATCCCGTCTCCGAGGGAGGATCTGCACGCGTTCAAGGACGCTCTCCTCGAAATCGCCGCCCGGCGTGAGGTGAAGACGATCGTTCCGACCCGAGAAGACTGTGTGCACGTGCTCTCGAAGTATCTGGACGCTTTCGAAGGACGCGTCTCGCTCGTCGTCCCCCCGTTTCAGACGCTCCGAACCGCCAACGATCGGTTGCGACTGGCGGAGGCTGCAGAGGAGGCGGGGGTCCCAGTCCCAGAGACGCGACTGCTCACCGAGGTAGACGACTGGTCCCGTCGTTCGATAATCAAGTCGCGATACAACCTCCTCACCGAGGAGAACGCCGAGGGCGTCCCCCGGGGACAGGTGGAGACGGTCAAAGCGGTCACGCACCTCGACCCGGGAGAGAGACCGGACGTGGAGGGAATCTGCGAGGAGATGCGTCACGTTCCGATCGTTCAGGAGTTCGTCCCGACCGACGACGAGTTCGTGTTCGCCGCGCTGTACGACCGCGGCGAACCGCTAGCGACCTTCCAGCACCGACAGGTCAGGGGTGACTCGTACGTCGGAGGCGGAGGCGTCTATCGGAAATCCGTGTTCGACCGAGATCTCCAGACGACGGCCGAGCGACTTCTCGACCACCTCGACTGGCACGGCCTCGCTTGCATCGAGTACATGCGAGACGCGAACACGGGCGAGTTCGTGCTCACGGAGATCAACCCTCGAACGTGGCAGTCGCTCTCGGCCGCGGTCCACGCGGGCGCCGACTTTCCGCTCTACTACTGGCTCGCTGCGGCGGGACGAGCGGCAGCGATCGATCCGGCGTACGAACTCGATGCGGGGACGCACTCGCTGTACGGCGAGCTGCAGCACTTTCTCAGCCTGTTCGGGGACGGCTCGCCGCACGTGGAACGTCCCCCGGTCGCCGCGACCGGCCTGGCGATACTCTCCTCGCTCTACGAGGACCCGTATTTCGACTACACGCGCCTCGACGATCCCGGCCCCTTTTTCAGCGGCGCGAGTCTGGTGGCTCGGAACCTACTTCAGGAGTCCGACTAG
- a CDS encoding metal-dependent hydrolase, which produces MWPPGHLAVGYLAYALSRQYREGRSPEPAATVALAVGTQLPDLVDKPLSWTLAVLPTGRTLAHSVVTAAAVTVIVGRYARAVDRAELGNAFAIGYGSHLLADLYAAVAAGDAETNLFLFWPIVSQEEYATRPSFHAYAELVGWTGVVALAYVAAFAVAVAALSYRTEASVRSVTAFVVAAVATTAGIVLWSGVGSPWAVLEPVLVMIAAASWVRDGAPGLPRIRRKDHGRE; this is translated from the coding sequence ATGTGGCCGCCCGGTCATCTCGCCGTCGGATACCTCGCCTATGCCCTCTCTCGGCAGTACCGGGAGGGACGGTCCCCCGAGCCAGCGGCAACAGTCGCTCTGGCTGTTGGGACCCAATTACCCGATCTCGTGGACAAGCCGCTATCGTGGACGCTCGCCGTCCTCCCGACCGGACGGACGCTGGCCCATTCGGTAGTGACCGCGGCCGCCGTAACGGTAATCGTCGGCCGATATGCCCGCGCCGTCGACAGGGCCGAACTCGGAAACGCATTCGCCATCGGTTACGGATCCCATCTACTGGCCGACCTCTACGCCGCCGTCGCCGCCGGCGACGCCGAGACGAACTTGTTTCTGTTCTGGCCGATCGTCTCTCAGGAGGAGTACGCGACCCGGCCGAGTTTCCACGCGTACGCGGAACTCGTCGGTTGGACCGGCGTCGTCGCCCTCGCTTACGTGGCCGCGTTCGCTGTTGCGGTCGCCGCACTGTCGTACCGTACGGAGGCGTCCGTCCGGTCGGTCACCGCCTTCGTCGTCGCGGCCGTTGCGACGACCGCTGGGATCGTTCTCTGGAGCGGGGTGGGGTCGCCCTGGGCCGTTCTCGAGCCGGTCCTCGTCATGATCGCAGCCGCTTCGTGGGTTCGGGACGGCGCGCCCGGCCTCCCCCGCATCCGTCGCAAGGATCACGGCCGCGAATAA
- a CDS encoding nucleotide sugar dehydrogenase, whose product MPDSLNVHSCVVGLGYVGLTLAIHLDRAGYETAGYDIDEEKVDALGRGNDSMGEFDDSAIAESDISFTNSPESLEECDYVHLSLPTPLDESDTPDLSGLEAACETVGRHISDGTVVVFESTLYPGATREVLRPAVERGTAAQGGASFSVGYSPERIVPGGGKSFSEVTKVVSAEDDGTLDDLAELYDSIVDAGVHRAESIETAEASKCLENAQRDVNIGLVNEFTMGCRHLDFDLDPHAVLTAARTKWNFQDYRPGIVGGHCIPVDPHYLRYAFEESGFDPQALRTARATNQQMVKHVRSRTVDALCTAKAPGRIVGGPVESVGDIRTEGSLPESVAGSRVLLLGFGYKPNARDVRNSGVPELAREFEQLDLEVSGFDPFHDATSVPESYDFDVMWRLDFDGVDAVVLLAPHDEFRELDLESVADRMNDDPVFVDVGNAFDPETATADGFTYRRL is encoded by the coding sequence ATGCCAGATAGTTTGAACGTTCATAGCTGCGTGGTCGGCCTAGGATACGTTGGGTTGACGCTGGCGATTCACCTCGATCGAGCGGGGTACGAGACGGCCGGATACGACATCGACGAAGAGAAAGTCGACGCCTTGGGACGGGGCAACGACTCGATGGGGGAGTTCGACGATTCCGCAATCGCCGAAAGCGACATTTCGTTCACGAACTCACCGGAGTCCCTCGAGGAGTGCGACTACGTCCACCTTTCCCTCCCGACGCCGCTCGACGAGTCGGATACGCCGGATCTGAGCGGTCTCGAAGCGGCGTGCGAGACTGTCGGTCGACACATTTCGGACGGGACGGTCGTGGTGTTCGAGTCGACGCTGTACCCGGGTGCGACTCGAGAGGTGCTCCGACCGGCGGTCGAACGGGGAACGGCGGCGCAAGGAGGCGCGTCGTTCAGCGTGGGATACTCGCCGGAACGGATCGTTCCGGGAGGAGGAAAGAGCTTCTCGGAAGTAACCAAGGTCGTCAGCGCCGAGGACGACGGTACGCTCGACGATCTAGCGGAACTGTACGACAGCATCGTCGACGCCGGGGTCCATCGCGCCGAGAGCATCGAGACGGCGGAGGCGTCGAAGTGCCTCGAAAACGCACAGCGCGACGTCAACATCGGCCTCGTCAACGAGTTCACGATGGGGTGTCGCCACCTCGATTTCGACCTCGATCCCCACGCGGTTCTCACGGCCGCGCGGACGAAGTGGAACTTCCAGGACTACAGACCGGGTATCGTCGGCGGTCACTGTATCCCCGTCGACCCGCACTACCTGCGGTACGCGTTCGAGGAGTCCGGTTTCGACCCGCAGGCTCTCCGGACCGCCCGCGCGACCAATCAGCAGATGGTGAAACACGTCCGTTCGAGAACCGTCGACGCGCTGTGCACCGCGAAAGCGCCGGGACGGATCGTGGGCGGGCCGGTCGAGAGCGTCGGCGATATCCGAACGGAGGGGTCGCTCCCCGAGAGCGTAGCGGGGTCCCGAGTTCTGCTGCTCGGATTCGGGTACAAGCCGAACGCCCGAGACGTGAGAAACTCGGGCGTTCCCGAACTGGCGCGCGAGTTCGAACAACTCGACCTCGAGGTCAGCGGATTCGACCCGTTCCACGACGCCACCAGCGTTCCGGAGTCGTACGACTTCGACGTCATGTGGAGGTTGGACTTCGACGGCGTGGACGCCGTCGTCCTCCTCGCCCCGCACGACGAGTTCCGTGAGCTCGACTTGGAATCCGTCGCCGACCGGATGAACGACGACCCCGTCTTCGTCGACGTCGGTAACGCGTTCGACCCGGAGACGGCGACGGCGGACGGGTTCACGTACCGGAGGCTCTGA
- a CDS encoding glycosyltransferase family 2 protein — MYRNSTIGVVVPAYNEEAFVGGVVRDLPEFVDAVYLVDDASTDETWAAMGEAMEAREVGGTAVPAASAATERRVRSVADRISDSETIGNVTRLRHSENRGAGGAVKTGYLAALEDGVDVIATIDGDGQMDSGRLPRILDPVVTGQAEYAKGNRFAGRDLVREMPAFRLFGNVLLTGLTRVASGYWQLSDPQNGFTAVSRDALKQVDVDGIWEYYGYMNQLMAQLNAANVRVADVPMPVTYGDEESSIDYLQYIRRVSLLLLVSFVRRLSRKYSERNPSLVPVCYAVGATVGSVTVLGGLLSAATGDRKRISRRTTAGGLVISLAAFVVAAVLDRAAIPIAVDATKTRPGLESDGTGWER; from the coding sequence ATGTACCGTAACAGCACTATCGGGGTCGTCGTACCGGCGTACAACGAGGAGGCATTCGTCGGCGGCGTCGTCCGCGACCTTCCGGAGTTCGTCGACGCCGTCTATCTGGTAGACGACGCGTCAACGGACGAAACGTGGGCGGCGATGGGGGAAGCGATGGAAGCGCGAGAAGTCGGAGGAACCGCGGTCCCGGCCGCGAGCGCAGCCACGGAGAGACGAGTGCGCTCGGTCGCCGACCGGATCTCGGACTCCGAGACGATCGGAAACGTGACGCGGCTCCGTCACAGCGAGAACCGAGGGGCGGGTGGAGCCGTGAAGACGGGATACCTCGCGGCCCTCGAGGACGGCGTCGACGTGATCGCTACCATAGACGGCGACGGGCAGATGGACAGCGGCCGGCTGCCGAGGATTCTCGACCCCGTCGTTACCGGACAGGCCGAGTACGCGAAAGGTAACCGCTTCGCCGGGCGCGACCTCGTCAGAGAGATGCCCGCGTTCCGCCTGTTCGGTAACGTCCTGCTGACCGGCTTGACTCGCGTTGCGAGCGGGTACTGGCAGCTATCAGACCCGCAGAACGGGTTCACAGCGGTCTCCCGCGACGCACTGAAGCAAGTAGACGTCGATGGGATCTGGGAGTACTACGGCTACATGAACCAGCTTATGGCGCAGCTTAACGCGGCGAACGTACGGGTCGCGGACGTCCCGATGCCCGTAACGTACGGCGACGAAGAGAGCAGCATAGACTACCTTCAATACATCCGTCGCGTCTCGTTGTTGCTACTGGTCTCTTTCGTCCGGCGTTTGTCGAGGAAGTACAGCGAGCGAAATCCCTCTCTCGTTCCCGTCTGCTACGCTGTCGGCGCGACGGTCGGTTCTGTCACCGTTCTCGGGGGACTGCTGTCGGCGGCGACCGGTGACCGCAAACGCATTTCCCGGCGCACCACGGCGGGCGGTCTGGTTATCTCCCTCGCCGCGTTCGTCGTCGCGGCCGTTCTCGACAGGGCAGCGATCCCGATCGCGGTCGACGCGACGAAGACGCGGCCGGGGCTTGAGTCGGACGGAACGGGGTGGGAACGATGA
- a CDS encoding DUF354 domain-containing protein: MTDGDPPTIFFTITHPHDVHLFRNAIGELSDRGYRVHVFVHEKEMTSTLLEKYGIPHKVLAGDHASKAELFASWSKFGYNLFREARRIRPDLMVAEVGAATAPVSRLLGIDSLVFMDAEHATLQNSLVFPFATRICTSTCFWKDIGRKQVRYDGYQELAYLHPDRFKPDPSVLDEAGIGEDEPFVILRTVGWNAAHDINAGGFDGLKAVIEDLEAEGVTVVVTSETPLPADLESYRLSIDPHRIHDLMYYADLYVGESATMATESAMLGTPAVYVSTLEVGYTNEIARDYGLIFNFSGEDRQKRGIAKAKAILDGSYEADWGERWRRLIADKRDTTDVILEQVRTMTERPRQKVPS, translated from the coding sequence ATGACGGACGGAGACCCCCCTACGATCTTCTTTACGATAACGCATCCACACGACGTGCATCTCTTTCGGAACGCGATCGGGGAGCTCTCCGACCGAGGATATCGCGTTCACGTGTTCGTTCACGAAAAGGAGATGACGTCGACGCTTCTGGAGAAATACGGGATTCCCCACAAGGTACTCGCGGGCGACCACGCCTCAAAGGCCGAACTGTTCGCGAGCTGGTCCAAGTTCGGATACAACCTGTTCAGGGAAGCACGTCGGATACGACCCGACCTCATGGTGGCCGAGGTCGGAGCGGCAACCGCACCGGTCTCCCGTCTCCTCGGTATCGACAGTCTGGTGTTCATGGACGCCGAACACGCCACGCTTCAGAACAGTCTCGTCTTCCCGTTCGCCACGCGGATCTGTACCTCGACGTGCTTCTGGAAGGACATCGGTCGCAAGCAGGTCCGGTACGACGGGTACCAGGAACTCGCGTACCTCCATCCGGACAGGTTCAAACCGGACCCGTCGGTACTCGACGAGGCCGGCATCGGCGAGGACGAGCCGTTCGTCATCCTCCGCACTGTCGGGTGGAACGCGGCGCACGACATCAACGCCGGCGGCTTCGACGGACTGAAGGCGGTGATCGAGGACCTGGAAGCCGAGGGCGTCACCGTCGTCGTCACGTCCGAAACGCCACTCCCCGCCGACCTGGAATCGTACCGTCTCTCCATCGATCCTCACCGAATCCACGATCTGATGTACTACGCGGACCTGTACGTCGGTGAGAGCGCGACGATGGCCACCGAAAGCGCCATGCTGGGAACCCCGGCGGTGTACGTTTCGACGCTCGAAGTCGGGTACACGAACGAGATCGCCCGGGACTACGGCCTGATATTCAACTTCTCCGGCGAGGACAGACAGAAACGCGGGATAGCGAAGGCCAAAGCGATACTCGACGGAAGCTACGAGGCCGATTGGGGGGAACGCTGGCGGCGCCTGATCGCCGACAAGCGCGATACGACCGACGTCATCCTCGAACAGGTGCGAACGATGACCGAACGACCGCGGCAGAAAGTGCCTTCATGA
- a CDS encoding polysaccharide deacetylase family protein — translation MTPRTFDMRADGRTACITLDLENNWNFESDDLQYLVFEYVDEYIEMVRSLDLPVTIFVVGEILEDRPDVVRRLDAGLDAEFHLHSHRHNMHGEVDIEREIRDGVRAFESVLGQKPRGYRAPRFIIDDGDLAALSEAGFEFDSSVCPSYRPGVYNNLGEPTDPYFPAASPELLELPISVHPMLRIPFEQSYLRLLHRPYLGLLRRSNLPDPLVFNSHLHDYFHTSAHDQLEGIRRFLFGHNLDGSRQLFEQFVGLLRERGYRFRKLGEVADRIRRRERTAGSPS, via the coding sequence ATGACTCCTCGAACGTTCGATATGCGAGCGGATGGGCGAACTGCTTGCATAACTCTCGACCTGGAGAACAACTGGAACTTCGAGTCCGACGACCTACAGTACCTCGTGTTCGAGTACGTCGACGAGTACATCGAGATGGTTCGATCCCTCGATCTCCCGGTGACGATCTTCGTCGTCGGCGAGATCCTCGAGGATCGCCCGGACGTCGTGCGCCGTCTCGATGCCGGGCTCGACGCGGAGTTTCACCTCCACTCTCACCGTCACAACATGCACGGCGAGGTGGACATCGAAAGGGAGATCCGCGACGGCGTCCGCGCCTTCGAGTCCGTCCTCGGTCAGAAACCGCGCGGCTACCGTGCACCGCGGTTCATCATCGACGACGGCGATCTCGCCGCCCTCTCCGAAGCGGGCTTCGAGTTCGACAGCAGTGTCTGTCCGTCTTACAGGCCCGGCGTGTACAACAACCTCGGCGAACCGACCGACCCGTACTTCCCCGCCGCGTCACCTGAGCTCTTAGAACTGCCCATCTCTGTCCACCCCATGCTTCGGATACCGTTCGAACAGAGCTATTTACGGCTGCTTCACAGACCGTATCTGGGGTTGCTGAGACGCTCCAACCTCCCCGACCCGCTCGTCTTCAACTCCCACCTCCACGATTACTTCCACACTTCGGCTCACGATCAGCTCGAAGGGATCCGGCGGTTTCTCTTCGGACACAATCTCGACGGGTCGAGGCAGCTCTTCGAGCAGTTCGTGGGCCTGCTACGAGAGCGCGGCTACCGATTCCGGAAACTCGGCGAGGTTGCAGACCGCATCCGTCGCCGGGAGCGTACCGCAGGGAGTCCGTCGTGA
- a CDS encoding DUF1616 domain-containing protein, whose protein sequence is MGDRSPSGSNAVRDPPADLGIAVFFAAVTCAVVLIPRTRSTLLAPAFALPFSLFLPGYVLTAALFPERSRTDRPGEQTFSKRAAAGRLTGIERVTVSVALSAVVVPLLGTGLILAGVGLRLLPVTVSVAAVILVGTTIAAHRRTSLPPEVRFRVPFAALYAAIGDGLRGPSSRTSAAVNAVLVLSILLAVGTGVYATTTANDRESYTEFYLLAENESGELAADNYPTEFRRGESEPLAVAIANNEREDAEYTIVVLLQRVDIRADSVSVTNQTRLNTFTVTVRTDERSVDRIPVTPTMSGERLRLQFLLYRGDPPSHATAENAYRSTHLWVNVTDGN, encoded by the coding sequence ATGGGCGATAGATCGCCATCGGGCTCGAACGCGGTCCGAGATCCCCCCGCGGATCTCGGGATCGCTGTTTTCTTCGCCGCCGTCACCTGTGCGGTCGTCCTGATACCCCGGACCCGTTCGACTCTCCTCGCGCCCGCATTCGCCCTTCCGTTTTCGCTTTTCCTTCCCGGCTACGTGCTGACCGCCGCCCTGTTTCCGGAACGGTCCCGGACGGACCGTCCCGGTGAACAGACCTTCTCGAAACGGGCGGCCGCCGGACGTCTGACCGGGATCGAACGCGTGACCGTTTCGGTCGCCCTGAGCGCGGTGGTCGTGCCGCTTCTCGGGACGGGGCTAATACTTGCCGGCGTCGGCCTCCGGTTGCTCCCTGTTACTGTTTCCGTCGCGGCAGTCATCCTCGTCGGAACGACGATCGCGGCTCATCGGCGAACCTCCCTTCCCCCCGAGGTCCGTTTCAGAGTCCCGTTCGCCGCGTTGTACGCCGCGATAGGCGACGGCCTCCGAGGCCCGAGCAGTCGCACGAGCGCGGCGGTGAACGCCGTCCTCGTGCTCTCTATCCTTCTGGCCGTTGGCACTGGCGTCTACGCGACGACGACGGCGAACGACCGAGAGTCGTACACGGAGTTCTACCTCCTCGCCGAGAACGAATCGGGCGAACTCGCGGCGGATAACTACCCGACGGAGTTCCGACGGGGCGAGAGCGAACCGCTGGCTGTCGCGATCGCCAACAACGAGCGCGAAGACGCGGAGTACACGATCGTGGTACTGCTACAGCGAGTGGATATTCGGGCCGACTCCGTCAGCGTAACGAACCAGACGCGACTGAACACGTTCACTGTCACGGTCAGGACGGATGAACGGAGCGTCGACCGTATCCCGGTGACGCCCACGATGAGCGGCGAACGACTTCGTCTGCAGTTCCTGCTTTACCGCGGCGATCCCCCGTCTCACGCGACCGCGGAGAACGCGTATCGGTCGACGCACCTCTGGGTGAACGTGACCGACGGTAACTGA